TACGCAGGCTGAGCAGCTCGGACCGGACGATGCGGGCGGTGGACAGCCAGTGGGTGAGCGCGACGGAGGCGATCACCGCGCCGAGGCTGGGTCGCAGCATGGCGACGATGAAGATGCCGAGCAGCAGGTGGGGAAGCGCGGCGACGGTGTCGACGACCCGCATGAGGATCCGGTCCACCCGACCGCCGACGGCGCCGGCGATCCCGCCGACCACGCCGCCGATGACGGTGGCGACCAGCGCGGCCACCGCCCCGACGAGCAGCGAGACCCGTAGGCCGTAGAGGGCGCGGTGGGCCACGTCGCGGCCGAGGTCGTCGGTGCCGGCAAGGTGCGTGAAGGAGGGCGCGAGTCGCGTACGGTCCAGCGCGACGGCACTCTCGTCGAGCGGCCAGAGCAGCGGGGCGAGCAGCGACCCGAGCACCGCGACGAGCAGGACGGCACCGGCGGCGACGGCTCCGGCGCGGTGGCGGCGGGTCCGCGACCGGACCGGGCGCGACGGGGACGGCCGGGCGGCGAGGTCAATCATCGAGCCGCACCCTCGGGTCGGCCGCCGCGTACGCCAGGTCGGTCACCAGGTTCGCGGCCAGCACGACGGCCGTGGTCACCAGCGTGATCGCGGCCAGCAGGGGGAAGTCGCTGCCCAGCGCGGCGGAGACCGTGACGGCGCCGAGACCGGGCAGCGAGAAGACCGTCTCCACCAACACCGCGCCGCCCACGAGTTCGGGCAGGTGGGTGCCGACCAGCGTGAGGAACGGCAGCAGCGCGGTGCGCAGCGCGTGCCCGAACAGCACCGTCCGTCCGGGCAGTCCGCGGGCGCGGGCGGCGAGCACGTGGTCGTCGCGCAGGCTGTCCGCCACCGCGTCGCGGACGAACAGGACGAACCACGGCGCCTGCGACACGGCCAGCACGCCGACCGGAAGGATCAGGTGGTGGGCCACGTCGGTGAAGGACGTGCCGCTCGCCGTCACGTCGGTGAGCCCGCCGGCCGGCAGCCATCCCAGGGCAAGGGCGAACACGGCGATCGCGGCGAGGCCGAGCCAGAACGCCGGCATCGACTCGACGGCGTACGCGGTGGCCCGCAGCGCGCGGTCGAACAGCCCACCCCGCCGGTACGCGGCCAGCGCGCCCAGCAGCAGGCTCGCCACCAGGACCACGGCGAGGGTGACGCCGATCAGCAGCAGCGTCCAGCCGGCCCGGGCGGCGAGCACCGAGGCGACCGGTTCGTGCCGGCTGGTCGACCAACCCAGGTCGCCCCGCAGGAGATTCCCGACCCAGCGCAGATACTGGACCGGCAGCGGGTCGTCGACGCCCCAATTGGCGCGGATCTGCGCCAGGTTCTCCTCGCTGGCGGTGAACGCCGCCGCGCCGGCGTACTGCTTCGCCGGGTCGACCGGGGACGCGGCGCCGAGGGCGAACATCCCGACGCTGGTCGCGAAGAGCACCGGCACGGCCACCAGGAGACGACGCCGGACCACCGCCCCCGCTCCGGCCAGCCGGGCGGAGCGGCGCGATGCCGTTGGGGTGGTCACGACCGCGTCCAGGTGTGGATGTTCCACCAGAGGCTGTTGGCGACGCCGTGCTCGTGCGGCTCGACCCGGGGCGTCACACCCTGAATCCCGGCCTTGAGCACGTAGGTGTGCCGCAGGTAGGTGAGGAACAGCCACGGCACGTCGGCGGCGAGCTGCTTCTGGAACTGCGCGTACGCCGCCCGGCGGGCCGCCGGGTCGGCCTGGTCCCGGCCGCTCTGCAGCGCCTGGTCCACGATCGGGGAGCGATACGAGCCCGGGTTGAAGTAGCCCTGCCCGGCAAAGCGTGAGCCGAAGAGCTTGTAGGAGACGAAGTCCGGGTCGTACGGCGTGCCGTACCCCATCAGCAGGGCGTCGGACTTCATGCGCGGGTCGATGGCGTCCCAGGTCAGCCCCTCGGGCGTCACCGCGACGCCGATCTTCTTCGCGTCGGCGGTCACCGCCAGGGCCAGGTCCTTGCGCAGGGTGTCGCTCGCCGGGTACATCAGCGTGAACCGGGCCGGCCGGCCGTCCTTGACGCGTACCCCGTCCGGGCCGGGCTTC
This genomic stretch from Micromonospora krabiensis harbors:
- a CDS encoding ABC transporter permease, with translation MIDLAARPSPSRPVRSRTRRHRAGAVAAGAVLLVAVLGSLLAPLLWPLDESAVALDRTRLAPSFTHLAGTDDLGRDVAHRALYGLRVSLLVGAVAALVATVIGGVVGGIAGAVGGRVDRILMRVVDTVAALPHLLLGIFIVAMLRPSLGAVIASVALTHWLSTARIVRSELLSLRTRPFVDAAVSGGAGRGRILVRHLLPHVLPRLALATTLMIPHAVWHETALSFLGLGLPPHLASLGNMINDGQGSLLTGAWWASLAPGAVIVVVTLAIAVLAARWRDRLDPRVRAELHL
- a CDS encoding ABC transporter permease, whose protein sequence is MTTPTASRRSARLAGAGAVVRRRLLVAVPVLFATSVGMFALGAASPVDPAKQYAGAAAFTASEENLAQIRANWGVDDPLPVQYLRWVGNLLRGDLGWSTSRHEPVASVLAARAGWTLLLIGVTLAVVLVASLLLGALAAYRRGGLFDRALRATAYAVESMPAFWLGLAAIAVFALALGWLPAGGLTDVTASGTSFTDVAHHLILPVGVLAVSQAPWFVLFVRDAVADSLRDDHVLAARARGLPGRTVLFGHALRTALLPFLTLVGTHLPELVGGAVLVETVFSLPGLGAVTVSAALGSDFPLLAAITLVTTAVVLAANLVTDLAYAAADPRVRLDD